From a region of the Halolamina sp. CBA1230 genome:
- a CDS encoding Na(+)/H(+) antiporter subunit D, translating to MEPVVPPFVPVLVAALLLPFLGRKLGHAVAGVLTGAVVPYVWLVDSGAHFADVDLFGFETVIVNVDPFSTLMGLIFAFIGAVGVAYSYYSDAENIQTAFALSYVASSLGAVFGGDWLTLIFFWELMAVTSTLLVWQYGGKAVRAGFRYAVLHGIGGTLFLGAVIWHFAETGTFLFASVPGGPETAGLAGPVAPILAALGVGVNVGFVGLHAWLPDTYPRPHIAASVFLCVYTTKTGVYGMYRVFPDDGNVAVAYMGGVMAVFGATMALFQNDMRRLLSYHIQSQVGYMVAGVGIGGALAQSGAFAHVFNHILYKGLLFMTAGVVIYRTGEESLKKLGGLAREMPITAGAFTVAALSIAGFPGFNGFVSKGIVISASHYAFEKGPLAIGDFYTLELLLLIGGVGTFMSFIKFGYYAFFHGEYDGDVQDANRGQAVAMVLVAALCVFYGLFDSALFSILPFDVTDGDVVAHAYTTYTVPHLIEGVALAVLGLVGFALVKKPLSGLGRVPDVDNLYNPATFYGARYLVVGVTELYARVDDAAVALAKESVAVAKDPDAAIARVTGRESVETKAGIDRSLLLVLGVLVAALAVLLV from the coding sequence ATGGAGCCGGTCGTCCCCCCGTTCGTCCCGGTGCTCGTCGCCGCACTGCTGCTGCCGTTCCTCGGTCGGAAACTCGGCCACGCGGTCGCGGGCGTTCTGACGGGCGCCGTCGTCCCGTACGTCTGGCTCGTCGACTCCGGCGCCCACTTCGCGGACGTCGACCTGTTCGGCTTCGAGACGGTGATCGTCAACGTCGACCCGTTCTCGACGCTGATGGGGCTGATCTTCGCGTTCATCGGCGCGGTCGGCGTGGCGTACTCCTACTACAGCGACGCCGAGAACATTCAGACCGCGTTCGCGCTCTCCTACGTCGCGAGCAGCCTGGGCGCCGTCTTCGGCGGCGACTGGCTCACGCTGATCTTCTTCTGGGAGCTGATGGCCGTCACCAGCACGCTGCTGGTGTGGCAGTACGGCGGGAAGGCGGTCCGCGCGGGCTTCCGCTACGCCGTGCTCCACGGCATCGGCGGCACGCTGTTCCTCGGCGCGGTGATCTGGCACTTCGCGGAGACGGGGACGTTCCTCTTCGCGAGCGTCCCCGGTGGGCCCGAGACGGCGGGGCTGGCTGGCCCGGTGGCGCCGATCCTCGCCGCACTCGGCGTCGGCGTCAACGTCGGCTTCGTAGGGCTGCACGCGTGGCTGCCCGACACGTACCCGCGCCCGCACATCGCGGCGAGCGTGTTCCTCTGTGTGTACACGACGAAGACCGGCGTGTACGGGATGTACCGCGTGTTCCCCGACGACGGCAACGTCGCGGTCGCGTACATGGGCGGCGTGATGGCCGTCTTCGGCGCGACGATGGCGCTGTTCCAGAACGACATGCGCCGGCTGCTCTCCTACCACATCCAGTCGCAGGTGGGCTACATGGTCGCCGGCGTCGGGATCGGCGGCGCGCTGGCCCAGTCCGGCGCGTTTGCCCACGTGTTCAACCACATCCTCTACAAGGGGCTGCTGTTCATGACCGCCGGCGTGGTGATCTACCGCACCGGCGAGGAGAGTCTGAAGAAACTCGGCGGCCTCGCGCGGGAGATGCCGATAACGGCGGGGGCGTTCACGGTGGCGGCGCTGTCGATCGCGGGCTTCCCCGGCTTCAACGGGTTCGTGAGCAAGGGGATCGTGATCTCCGCGAGCCACTACGCCTTCGAGAAGGGCCCGCTCGCGATCGGCGACTTCTACACGCTCGAACTGCTGCTGCTGATCGGTGGCGTCGGCACGTTCATGTCGTTCATCAAGTTCGGCTACTACGCCTTCTTCCACGGCGAGTACGACGGCGACGTGCAGGACGCCAACCGCGGGCAGGCGGTCGCGATGGTGCTCGTGGCCGCGCTGTGTGTGTTCTACGGGTTGTTCGATAGCGCGCTGTTCAGCATCCTCCCGTTCGACGTGACCGACGGCGACGTGGTTGCCCACGCCTACACGACGTACACGGTCCCCCACCTGATCGAGGGGGTCGCGCTGGCCGTGCTGGGGCTGGTCGGCTTCGCGCTCGTGAAGAAACCCCTCTCGGGGCTGGGCCGGGTGCCCGACGTGGACAACCTCTACAACCCCGCGACGTTCTACGGCGCGCGCTACCTGGTCGTGGGCGTCACCGAACTGTACGCCCGCGTCGACGACGCCGCGGTCGCGCTGGCGAAGGAGTCGGTCGCGGTCGCGAAGGACCCCGACGCGGCCATCGCCCGCGTGACGGGCCGCGAGTCGGTGGAGACGAAAGCAGGGATCGATCGCAGCCTACTGCTCGTGCTCGGGGTGCTGGTGGCGGCGCTGGCCGTGCTGTTGGTGTAG
- a CDS encoding cation:proton antiporter subunit C, protein MIDLLASRGYFLVAFVLMGIGTYVLIGSENLIKKVIGMNVFQTGIFLFFIASAFVTGASPPLLSAPAPYVSPLPHVLILTAIVVGVSLTAVALGLIVRIYDEYGSLRESEIREVAADE, encoded by the coding sequence GTGATCGACCTGCTGGCCTCGCGGGGGTATTTCCTCGTCGCCTTCGTGCTGATGGGTATCGGGACGTACGTGCTGATCGGCAGCGAGAACCTCATCAAGAAGGTGATCGGCATGAACGTGTTCCAGACGGGGATCTTCCTCTTCTTCATCGCGTCGGCGTTCGTCACGGGCGCGAGCCCGCCGCTGCTGTCGGCGCCGGCGCCCTACGTCAGCCCGCTGCCACACGTGCTGATCCTGACCGCCATCGTCGTCGGGGTCAGCCTCACCGCGGTGGCGCTGGGGCTGATCGTCCGGATCTACGACGAGTACGGCTCGCTCCGGGAGAGCGAGATCCGGGAGGTGGCCGCCGATGAGTGA
- a CDS encoding cation:proton antiporter, giving the protein MTEIHTLRPLAAVLVPAVAIVPILASRGRPNLREAWTLLSALVALGIVASMVPGVLAGDTYVTQFGTFVPGVEFAVQADALGVLFGLLASLLWVITSFYSIGYMRGLDEHDQTRYFAAFAGSVAAALGVAFAANLLVLFVFYELLTVATYPLVSHDETDEARAAGRKYLTYTFGGGVAVLAGSVLVYLLAGTTAFAPGGIEALAGSDPTLARAAFGLLILGFGVKAALMPLHSWLPDAMVAPTPVSGLLHAVAVVKSGVFGIARVILDVFGPEAVADLGMGVPLAAVAAFTLTVASVIALRQDNLKRRLAFSTVSQLSYIVLGLAVGAALAPGRASAYALVGGLLHIPAHAFMKLTLFFCAGAIHVETHTDDISDMAGIGERMPLTMAAFGVASLGMAGIPLIAGFVSKYFLLIGTVSGGQVVFTAALLVSGVLNIAYFWPVVYAAFFESKGDSDDKPLLEHVLGGRFADDDELATDGGHTDEEETDEEHVAGDDAGNGEHDEHGFADDHEGDHSHGHGGDWESRGWFGGESTWFMLAPILFAATGSVVLGIVPDAAVFLAIVRDIVAAVTGVSV; this is encoded by the coding sequence ATGACCGAGATACACACACTCAGACCTCTCGCAGCGGTGCTCGTGCCGGCAGTCGCGATCGTCCCGATCCTCGCCTCGCGCGGGCGACCGAACCTCCGTGAGGCGTGGACGCTGTTGTCGGCGCTCGTGGCACTCGGCATCGTCGCCAGCATGGTGCCGGGCGTGCTCGCCGGCGACACGTACGTCACGCAGTTCGGTACGTTCGTCCCCGGCGTCGAGTTCGCGGTGCAGGCCGACGCGCTGGGCGTCCTGTTCGGTCTACTCGCCAGCCTGCTCTGGGTGATCACGAGCTTCTACAGCATCGGCTACATGCGCGGGCTGGACGAACACGACCAGACGCGCTACTTCGCGGCCTTCGCGGGCAGCGTCGCCGCCGCACTCGGCGTTGCGTTCGCGGCGAACCTGCTCGTACTCTTCGTGTTCTACGAACTGCTCACGGTCGCGACCTACCCCCTCGTCAGCCACGACGAGACCGACGAGGCCCGCGCGGCCGGCCGGAAGTACCTCACCTACACGTTCGGCGGCGGCGTCGCGGTGCTCGCGGGCTCGGTGCTCGTCTACCTGCTCGCCGGGACGACCGCGTTCGCGCCCGGCGGGATCGAGGCGCTCGCGGGCAGCGACCCGACGCTGGCCCGCGCGGCGTTCGGGCTGCTGATCCTCGGCTTCGGCGTGAAGGCGGCGCTGATGCCGCTGCACTCCTGGCTCCCCGACGCGATGGTCGCGCCGACGCCGGTGTCGGGGCTGCTGCACGCGGTGGCGGTCGTGAAGTCCGGCGTGTTCGGCATCGCTCGCGTGATCCTCGACGTGTTCGGGCCGGAAGCGGTCGCGGACCTCGGGATGGGCGTGCCGCTGGCGGCGGTCGCGGCGTTCACGCTGACCGTCGCGAGCGTGATCGCGCTCCGGCAGGACAACCTCAAGCGCCGGCTGGCGTTCTCGACGGTGAGCCAGCTCTCCTACATCGTGCTCGGGCTGGCGGTCGGCGCCGCCCTCGCGCCCGGCCGAGCGTCGGCGTACGCGCTCGTCGGCGGGCTGCTCCACATCCCCGCCCACGCGTTCATGAAGCTCACCCTGTTCTTCTGTGCGGGCGCGATCCACGTCGAGACCCACACCGACGACATCAGCGACATGGCGGGGATCGGCGAACGGATGCCGCTGACGATGGCCGCCTTCGGCGTGGCGTCGCTGGGGATGGCGGGGATCCCCCTGATCGCCGGTTTCGTGAGCAAGTACTTCCTGCTGATCGGCACCGTCTCCGGCGGCCAGGTCGTGTTCACCGCCGCGCTGCTGGTGTCGGGCGTGCTCAACATCGCGTACTTCTGGCCGGTCGTCTACGCCGCGTTCTTCGAGTCGAAAGGCGACAGCGACGACAAACCGCTGCTCGAGCACGTGCTCGGCGGTCGATTCGCTGACGACGACGAACTCGCGACCGACGGCGGGCACACTGACGAGGAGGAGACCGACGAGGAACACGTTGCCGGCGACGATGCCGGCAACGGCGAGCATGATGAACACGGCTTCGCCGACGACCACGAGGGCGACCACAGCCACGGACACGGCGGCGACTGGGAGTCCCGTGGCTGGTTCGGCGGGGAGTCCACGTGGTTCATGCTCGCCCCCATCCTGTTCGCGGCGACGGGGTCGGTCGTGCTCGGGATCGTCCCCGACGCGGCGGTGTTCCTCGCGATCGTCCGCGACATCGTCGCCGCGGTCACGGGGGTGAGCGTCTGA
- a CDS encoding monovalent cation/H+ antiporter subunit D family protein translates to MSDLPALLVALPLVGSVLAFLAGLARSKSGWPVALVTTAVQVVGAALLASRAFDSTVSYVVGGFDAPFGIELYIDGLSATIALLVAVVSLGVLAYSRAAGPRSNAFYAVYLLLVAGLTGMSITGDVFNMYVFLEITGLAAYALVASGEGGRSARAALKYLIVGTIGASLFLLGIGYAFIATGTLNMADLADQLATVGYDAALVQAAFALMVVGLFVKVAVFPLHAWQPDAYAGSPDSVSALISALVSTVAAYALIRIVYTVFTVEFLQANPAARSLLVAGAVVSIVFGSVLAVSQTEIKKMLAYSSVSQFGLVVGGIAVANEQALIGATIHLVGHAIMKGGLFLTAGVIATATGARTIDGYEGLVQRFPLGAGVFGLLALSMVGVPPAVGFVGKWYIALGAVEASAWPLAVVILLSTLLTLAYFARILERMFFHEEPRSSESSGDTSAAPTAADGGDVARPSIGMTATVVIAALAAVALGMLAFEYGQLLEPTVQALLS, encoded by the coding sequence ATGAGTGATCTCCCGGCGCTGCTGGTGGCGCTGCCGCTCGTGGGGTCGGTGCTGGCCTTCTTGGCCGGCCTCGCCCGGTCGAAGTCGGGCTGGCCCGTCGCGCTGGTGACGACCGCGGTCCAGGTCGTCGGGGCCGCGCTGCTCGCCTCGCGGGCGTTCGACTCGACGGTCAGCTACGTCGTCGGCGGGTTCGACGCGCCGTTCGGCATCGAACTGTACATCGACGGGCTCTCGGCGACGATCGCGCTGCTGGTCGCGGTGGTCTCTCTCGGCGTGCTCGCGTACTCGCGGGCGGCGGGTCCGCGGAGCAACGCGTTCTACGCCGTCTACCTCCTGCTCGTCGCCGGGCTGACGGGGATGAGCATCACCGGCGACGTGTTCAACATGTACGTGTTCCTCGAGATCACGGGGCTGGCGGCGTACGCGCTGGTCGCCAGCGGCGAGGGCGGGCGCTCCGCCCGCGCCGCGCTGAAGTACCTGATCGTGGGGACGATCGGTGCGAGCCTGTTCCTGCTCGGGATCGGCTACGCGTTCATCGCCACGGGGACGCTCAACATGGCCGACCTCGCCGACCAGCTCGCGACGGTCGGCTACGACGCGGCGCTGGTGCAGGCGGCGTTCGCGCTGATGGTCGTCGGCCTGTTCGTCAAGGTCGCGGTGTTCCCGCTGCACGCCTGGCAGCCCGACGCCTACGCCGGCTCGCCGGACTCGGTGAGCGCGCTGATCTCGGCGTTGGTGTCGACGGTCGCGGCGTACGCGCTGATCCGGATCGTCTACACGGTGTTCACCGTCGAGTTCCTCCAGGCCAACCCGGCGGCGCGCTCGCTGCTCGTCGCCGGCGCGGTGGTCAGCATCGTGTTCGGTAGCGTGCTCGCGGTGTCACAGACCGAGATCAAGAAGATGCTCGCGTACTCCTCGGTCTCGCAGTTCGGGCTCGTGGTCGGGGGGATCGCCGTCGCCAACGAGCAGGCGCTGATCGGCGCGACGATCCACCTCGTCGGCCACGCGATCATGAAGGGCGGCCTGTTCCTGACCGCCGGCGTGATCGCGACCGCCACGGGCGCCCGCACGATCGACGGCTACGAGGGGCTGGTCCAGCGGTTCCCCCTCGGCGCGGGCGTGTTCGGCCTGCTCGCGCTGTCGATGGTCGGCGTCCCGCCGGCGGTCGGCTTCGTCGGCAAGTGGTACATCGCGCTTGGCGCCGTCGAGGCGTCGGCGTGGCCCCTCGCCGTGGTGATCCTCCTGAGTACGCTGCTGACGCTTGCGTACTTCGCGCGGATCCTCGAACGGATGTTCTTCCACGAGGAGCCACGCTCCTCGGAGAGCAGCGGAGACACGAGCGCCGCCCCGACGGCAGCCGACGGCGGCGACGTGGCGCGCCCTTCGATCGGCATGACCGCCACGGTGGTGATCGCGGCGCTGGCCGCGGTCGCCCTCGGGATGCTCGCCTTCGAGTACGGACAGCTCCTCGAACCGACGGTTCAGGCACTCCTCTCATGA